One stretch of Cottoperca gobio chromosome 18, fCotGob3.1, whole genome shotgun sequence DNA includes these proteins:
- the bcl6b gene encoding B-cell CLL/lymphoma 6 member B protein: MMEVLKGYRVDRVQEMRPAAPAEGYVKEFTRHSNDVLLNLNELRHRNILTDTTLVVGNVHLRAHCAVLVACSGFFYSLYSRRVLLQGRGGSGEQLMTVSLPNTLDPSCVSLLLDFMYTSRLPLTPSIVTGVLTVATYLQMDHVADTCRDFMQLHCRENMSAGHPQLELDSRVSVASVAPKGGDLPNPGPQRLLPARVPAEVGGSLKPGAFPTYQPGSKELKGECESPLTGTPTPSPDSPARSSCQPNSPAESNTCNKNLVSDIKATPDPKACNWKKYKYIVLNPLCAAATVKEEEMEEPQSHTSPVVDRMGSTPKATEAWSGEVPGQIDRQGQASCYEGSGRAPPLGPPPSVDHPIVPQTHKEGAAPPGTIFQNLPPTDSEAAQHSIKRENYYVPYCYSGNLQGTKTVSSGDKPYRCNVCSAQFNRPANLKTHSRIHSGEKPYRCDTCGARFVQVAHLRAHVLIHTGEKPYPCNTCGTRFRHLQTLKSHLRIHTGEKPYTCEKCDLHFRHKSQLRLHLRQKHGAVTNTKIRYKVLTEPYPPILQAC; encoded by the exons ATGATGGAAGTATTGAAAGGATACAGGGTGGACAGAGTGCAAGAGATGAGGCCTGCTGCACCGGCCGAGGGATACGTAAAGGAGTTCACCCGCCACTCCAACGACGTGCTGCTGAACCTGAACGAACTCCGGCATCGCAACATCCTGACTGACACCACCCTGGTTGTCGGCAACGTGCACCTACGGGCGCACTGTGCAGTGCTCGTGGCCTGCAG tgGGTTCTTCTACTCGCTGTACTCCCGCCGCGTGTTGCTTCAGGGGCGTGGTGGCAGCGGGGAGCAGCTCATGACAGTGTCTCTCCCCAACACCTTGGACCCATCCTGCGTCTCTCTGCTGCTCGACTTCATGTACACCTCCCGCCTCCCCCTGACACCGAGCATCGTCACCGGGGTCCTTACCGTTGCAACCTACCTGCAGATGGACCATGTGGCCGATACCTGCCGGGATTTCATGCAGCTGCACTG CAGGGAGAATATGAGTGCAGGACACCCTCAACTGGAGCTGGACTCCAGGGTGTCTGTAGCCTCTGTAGCCCCCAAAGGAGGGGACCTGCCCAATCCAGGACCCCAGAGATTACTCCCAGCAAG GGTCCCTGCGGAGGTTGGAGGCTCTCTCAAGCCGGGGGCTTTCCCAACCTACCAGCCCGGGTCAAAGGAGTTAAAAGGAGAGTGTGAATCGCCCCTCACGGGCACCCCGACTCCATCTCCAGACAGCCCCGCCCGCTCCAGCTGCCAACCAAACTCTCCAGCAGAATCCAACACCTGCAACAAAAACCTTGTG AGTGATATCAAAGCCACGCCAGATCCAAAGGCTTGCAATTGGaaaaaatacaagtacattGTCCTCAACCCTCTCTGTGCAGCCGCCACGgtgaaagaagaggagatggaggaacCGCAAAGTCACACATCACCCGTTGTCGACAGGATGGGTTCGACACCCAAAGCAACAGAAGCGTGGTCTGGAGAAGTGCCTGGTCAGATTGATAG ACAGGGGCAGGCCTCCTGCTACGAGGGTTCTGGCCGAGCCCCTCCCCTCGGGCCACCCCCCTCTGTGGATCACCCAATTGTGCCTCAAACTCACAAGGAGGGAGCAG CCCCACCTGGCACCATTTTCCAAAACTTGCCCCCCACTGATTCCGAGGCTGCCCAACATTCAATCAAGCGTGAGAACTACTATGTGCCCTACTGTTATTCTGGCAACCTTCAAGGAACCAAGACGGTCAGCTCAG GTGACAAGCCGTACCGCTGTAATGTGTGCAGCGCCCAGTTCAACCGACCAGCCAACCTGAAGACTCACTCTCGTATCCACTCGGGAGAGAAGCCGTACCGCTGTGACACCTGTGGCGCAAGATTTGTTCAG GTTGCCCATCTCAGGGCCCACGTTCTGATCCACACAGGGGAGAAACCATACCCCTGCAACACCTGTGGCACCCGCTTCCGCCACCTGCAGACGCTGAAGAGCCATCTGCGCATTCACACTGGAGAGAAGCCTTACACT TGTGAGAAGTGCGACTTACACTTCCGCCACAAGAGTCAGCTGCGTCTTCACCTGCGCCAGAAACATGGGGCCGTCACCAACACGAAGATCCGCTACAAGGTCCTGACTGAGCCCTACCCGCCGATTCTGCAGGCCTGCTGA